One genomic region from Pseudomonadota bacterium encodes:
- a CDS encoding type III polyketide synthase, giving the protein LRSVGNLSSSSVLYVLADLIESGAPKKGDVGLMMAMGPGFCAELVLLRW; this is encoded by the coding sequence TTGCGCTCGGTCGGCAACCTCTCGTCGTCGTCGGTGCTCTACGTGCTGGCCGATTTGATCGAATCGGGCGCGCCGAAGAAGGGCGACGTCGGGTTGATGATGGCGATGGGCCCGGGCTTCTGCGCCGAGCTGGTGTTGTTGCGATGGTGA